From the genome of Pirellulales bacterium:
CGGCGGTCGCAACGGTATCGGCCGCATCGACATGGTCGAGAACCGCTTCGTCGGCATGAAGAGCCGCGGCGTCTACGAATCCCCCGGCATGACGGTCCTCTACGACGCGCACCGCGCGATCGAGCAGATCACCCTCGACCGCGACCTCACGCACCTGCGCGATCGCCTCGCCCCCGAAGTCGCCGAGATGGTCTACTACGGCTTCTGGTACCACGCCAAGATGGACGCCCTGATGGCCTTCATTCGCGAAGCACAAAAGAACGTCACGGGCGAAGTCGGCCTGGCCCTCTACAAAGGCAACATCGCCATCGACAGCCGCCAGAGCCAGAACAGCCTTTACGACGAAGGCATCGCCAGCATGGAGGGGGGCGGCTCCTACAACCAAACCGATGCCGAAGGATTTCTACGCATCCAAGGCCTGCCGCTACGGGTCCAAGGCCGCGTCACGCCGCGGAAGTACTAAAGTCCAGCCGTTCGTTCAAATCCTGCTGCTTTACGTCTTGCGCGTCGTCCGATTTCAGAAATGAACTCTCTTAGTTCTTCCGGACTATCGAATTCAATGCCGCGCCCTTCCTCAATGTCCTTGAATCCTTCCTCGGCCAGTCGGCGCAGTTCGGCCAGCCTCTCCTCGTCTTCGCGCGCTTGTAGCTCGAGCAACGAGAGACCGGCGCGCAATACCTCGCTGGCATCGCGAAATCGTCCCGTCGCGATTTGAGTCGCGACGAATTCATCGAAGTGATCGGTCAATTCGATCTGGTGACTTGGCATAGCCTCAGGCACTCCTTCTCCGAGCCAGAATCGCAGTCGGCGCGCCGAGAGTCATGCCGCCGTCCCCCACTCAGTTCACCCAGATCTTACCTCCCGGCCCCGTCCCATCCGCGTCGCGGCGTTCCCACTCGCGGCGTACTTCGCCCAACCCGTGAACGCACAGATCGAACTCGTGCGCCAGTCGTTCGAGCACCTCGCATTCCTCGGCGCTCCCCTGGCTGCGAATGCGGCTGGCCATGTAATACGATCGCTTCCCCTGATCGCTATAGTCGAGCAGGTGATCTTTGCGGTCGGGATGCTGCAGCCGCGTCAGCGCCTCGGGAAACACTCCCGTCCAGAACAGGGTGAAGTCGCCAATCTGGCGATAAACCTGGCGCCGGGCATCTCCCACGCGAACCTGGGCCTCGACCATCATCTCGGCCACTTCGTCCACCCGCTTGCCCGAGATGTTCCGCACCAGATGGGCGTCGCTATCGGCAAACCGGACCAGCAG
Proteins encoded in this window:
- a CDS encoding type II toxin-antitoxin system ParD family antitoxin, whose protein sequence is MPEAMPSHQIELTDHFDEFVATQIATGRFRDASEVLRAGLSLLELQAREDEERLAELRRLAEEGFKDIEEGRGIEFDSPEELREFISEIGRRARRKAAGFERTAGL